A region from the Cryptosporangium arvum DSM 44712 genome encodes:
- a CDS encoding MATE family efflux transporter has product MAPPAGRVVRLAASAFVVLAAEPIFLLVDTAVVGHLGRVALAGLGAGGTLMGLLAIVGTTLAYGTTGRAARWFGAGQRDRAVGEGVQASWLALLIGTLGVLAGQVLAPWATRLIAGDGAVAEAAESWLRIAVLGLPGILLVFAGNGWLRGVQDTRTPVVVVVIANVVSAAASPVLVYPVGLGLEGSAWANVVAQWLGGGLCLWALVRERVPLTPQWPVMRRQLLVSRDLVVRAAAFQIAFLTAAAVAGRSGAAQLAAHQVGLQLWNLAALLLDSFAIAAQSLVGAALGSGDVGAAKATAWRVGRFGLVAGVVFAGVFGLAWFVVPAVFTDDDAVREQLGVLWPFLVAMVPIGGVVFALDGVLLGAGDNAFIRNVTVGSALLGFVPVTVAAAVFGWGLAGVWAGLAVFVTARFAGMTWRTRSGVWARVGTSI; this is encoded by the coding sequence GTGGCGCCGCCGGCGGGGCGGGTGGTGCGGCTGGCCGCGTCGGCGTTCGTCGTCCTCGCGGCCGAGCCGATCTTCCTGCTCGTCGATACCGCGGTCGTCGGGCACCTCGGCCGGGTGGCGCTGGCCGGCCTCGGCGCCGGCGGCACGCTGATGGGCCTGCTCGCGATCGTCGGCACGACGCTGGCCTACGGCACCACCGGCCGTGCGGCCCGCTGGTTCGGCGCCGGGCAGCGCGACCGCGCCGTGGGGGAGGGCGTCCAGGCCTCCTGGCTGGCGCTGCTGATCGGCACGCTCGGCGTGCTGGCCGGCCAGGTGCTGGCGCCCTGGGCCACCCGGCTGATCGCCGGTGACGGCGCCGTCGCCGAGGCGGCTGAGTCCTGGCTGCGCATCGCGGTCCTCGGTCTCCCCGGAATCCTGCTGGTCTTCGCTGGCAACGGCTGGCTGCGCGGCGTCCAGGACACCCGCACGCCGGTCGTCGTCGTGGTGATCGCGAACGTCGTCTCGGCGGCGGCGTCACCGGTGCTGGTGTACCCGGTCGGGTTGGGCCTGGAGGGGTCGGCCTGGGCGAACGTCGTCGCGCAGTGGCTCGGCGGCGGGCTGTGCCTGTGGGCTCTGGTGCGCGAGCGGGTACCGCTGACTCCGCAGTGGCCGGTGATGCGCCGGCAGCTGCTGGTGAGCCGAGACCTGGTCGTGCGGGCCGCGGCCTTCCAGATCGCGTTCCTCACCGCGGCGGCGGTGGCGGGCCGGTCCGGTGCCGCCCAGCTCGCGGCGCACCAGGTCGGGCTCCAGCTCTGGAACCTGGCCGCGCTGCTGCTCGACTCGTTCGCGATCGCGGCCCAGTCGCTGGTCGGGGCCGCCCTCGGCAGCGGTGACGTCGGCGCGGCCAAGGCCACGGCCTGGCGGGTCGGCCGGTTCGGCCTGGTCGCCGGGGTGGTGTTCGCCGGGGTGTTCGGGCTCGCCTGGTTCGTGGTGCCCGCCGTGTTCACCGACGACGATGCCGTGCGCGAACAGCTGGGCGTGCTCTGGCCGTTCCTGGTGGCGATGGTGCCGATCGGCGGCGTGGTGTTCGCGCTGGACGGCGTGTTGCTCGGCGCCGGGGACAACGCGTTCATCCGGAACGTGACGGTGGGTTCGGCGCTGCTGGGGTTCGTCCCGGTGACGGTGGCGGCGGCGGTGTTCGGCTGGGGTCTGGCCGGTGTCTGGGCCGGCCTGGCGGTGTTCGTCACGGCCCGTTTCGCGGGCATGACGTGGCGCACGCGCTCCGGGGTATGGGCGCGCGTGGGAACGTCGATCTGA